From the genome of Macadamia integrifolia cultivar HAES 741 unplaced genomic scaffold, SCU_Mint_v3 scaffold_189A, whole genome shotgun sequence:
cacaaatcaatcattCAAATTGCAAACTTAGAAAAGGATCCAAAACTATGGAATTTGACTTGGGTATATTGGATATCTTAGTGGTGTTTTTAGtttatttctaatttcatttGTTTTGAGATGTCAATGGTAGCTCTGGTATTTCAGGTATAGAATTTGGAGTGGTATCAAGCTATCCAATTTTAGTCAGCGTTAGTTTTAGGATGTCAACTTTGTCATATTACACTATTACGTGCtgtcttgaaattttttctctctccctccccccccaaccaaaaacCTCCAGAAGACAAAATTGAGTTCGAGCATTATTTTACACACTTCTTGAGCCCAATTTTTCAATGGTCAAAACTTGTCATTTTTGCACAGTTTTAGAAAAGCATTTTAAAGGCAATTCAGATAGCTCTTTAATAAAAACAAGATCTTCAAAATGAACATTTATTTGGGAGTTTTTCTGGCAGAGTTATTAGCAAATACCTTCATACAGAATATCCATGATTGAGTATCTCTCGGTAAAGTTGTAATACAATTGACAGTCCAAAACAACACAGTATGGTTATCCTCACCCCCCTGATAAATATGTATTTAAGAAGATagaattttttatatgaaaaaacaCCACTTTCCGGTGGATTCCTATATCTGGAGTCaatccccccttccccccccccccccccccccccccctcaattACAATTCTTGGTGTAATCCTCAAGACCTTTTCATGAAAATCAGGAGCTCCATATGTGAATTCTTGTGGaaacctttctttcttctttttccccagCTCCTTCACTCTTCTGGTAATACTTTCTATTATTCTTTGTTCAGATTTAGCTATCTTTTAAGCCATATTCAGTATATAAAATTGACCATTTTATAATTTCATCTATCAATCTCAAATGTTCAAGTTTCAAAGATCCAATTTCAGTGTCGGTTCAACCCCCGGATATTAATTTGATGCAAACTCAATCAATGGCTCACTACATGGATGTATCGGCATGATATTAACAGGACCAGTTATTTATATTCACCTACTCTTAATGTGCCATCGGCCAGTCCATTCAACTCTAATGTACCATTAACGGGAAATTCACAGGCCATGGGTAATATGGTAGGCCTATGCATCATTCAACTCTAATGAACCATTGGCCAGTCCATTAAATTAAGAGTGAGCCAACTCTGAGTTCAATAGATTTTCAGTTCAATATGACTCACCAAGTACTGTACTGCTATCAAAATTTTCTGGTTCACCAGACCTCAAGTTCCTCACTGAACTTTGTAACTAAACAATTCTATATTACATTATCACCATAAATATTTAATGAGTAAACTTGAATTTTATTACCTCGACAACTTCTGTCCCACCATTCTGAATCCGGTTTGTTAAGTAGTTAATTTCCTCTTGGGTGAAAGAGCATGGAGGCTTAATCTGCACAAATTGATGTGAAATTGGGCACTTGTTTCAGGGTAACAAAAATTGATATTGCATTGGAGAACGGAAATGCTCCAAAGAAGACACCCCAATTGAAATTAGTAAACACATCAGCTCAGAAATAACCTGTGAAAGAAGGGGCAAAATTGTAACTCCAGCATGGCCCCCAACAACTGGAACATCAACATCCCTAGGATCAATTCCCAGAACTTCTGCCTGTAAGAGAAACCCAGACAATGAACCCAAACATGTTAACAATGAAAGACAAAAAACTCTCATATGCATAACAAGACCTCATAAAGGCTTCCAAACTACTATTGCATATGCTTTTTCAGGTTCCAACGCTGTAACAAGCAATTGGTATAGAAACTGTGAGATgacatcaatttttttgttaCGTCATCACAGTCAATGCCAAAAAACAAGAAGGATTGATAGATCAACGGAAGTACAGAACCACAACATGGTTTGGCATTTGAAAGGCTAACTGATACTTTCTAGATAAAAGAAAATGGTGTTATGGGAGAGTAATTTAAGACAAAATGATAACCCATTATATTTTCTTCTAAATATCATTCAAGGGAAATGATATTGTACAGAGTAATCCATAAACAAAACGATAAACCAAACTTTATTCCCTTGTGTAATCTGAATCAAAGAACAaacataaaacattaaaaataaaaagtaagaaTAGCAAAGATACTGATAATACATACCACAAAAGTATTGGCTCTCACAACATCAAGCATTGTGACTCCCAGAAGTCGCTTTGGATCATAGGTACCAGCTTTCTTAAACACCTCTGCCGCAATTGGAACTGTAGAGTTGACAGGATTACTGATCACGTTGACAATAGCATGAGGACAACACTTAGTGATCCCTTCACAGAGGGTCTTAACGATTCCAGCATTGATGTTGAAAAGGTCATCCCTAGTCATTCCTGGCTTCCTAGGAACACCGGCTGGAATTATTACAAGATCCATCCCTGTAAGTGCATTCTCCAGTTGCTGCTGCCCCAGAAAACCACGCACCTGAAAGCTCCCAATAGTATTAAGTTCTGATGGCCAAAAATAGATAGCCGCATTATCCAGTCTGGAGATTTTTCAAAGATGTCTATTGTAACATTACTGAGATATGAATTGAAACCTTTATGTTATAATCCACGAGATCCAAACCCCTCAAGAATAAGAACATTAAGTCCAAACACAATTTACCCAAGTTCAAATTTTAGACACAGAACCAAGAATTGATCTTGATTTATAGATTTCGATCATTAAGCAATGAAAAGTAGAGATAATTATCAAAGGGGCACCAACAGTTTTCAAATTTCAGGGGAAATAAATTATAGAAAGCAGAGAAGATGGAAGAATAAAATTACCACAGCGCCAGTGTCCATGTGACTGATATCTGCTGTGACACCAGGAGCATTGACGACATCGTAAAGGTGCAAAACTGCAACCAGTGGGTTCATCTTCATCAGCATCGCAAGCGGCTGGCCGATACCTCCGGCAGCACCCAAGATTGCTACTTTGAATCCAGGCGCACCACCTTTTGCTCGGCAATTTGCGCTAACCAATATGGaactctcttccatctttcatCCCACGATCCACCCAAATTTTTGATAATATaaagaatccaataaaaaatttcaaattttgtcaGAAACCCAGATACCAACCACATTCCTTCAACGAGAAAGGTAAACAATAAGATCATAGTCCATAGTCCAAATGCCCTAATCAAATCAAAGACCCCTAATTCAATAGAATCGAAATCTGAAGAAAACCCATcacataaaacaaagaaaactatGCGGAAACAAAATAATCGTCCAAAAGAGACCAGACCcagaaagaagggaaggaagaggggaGGAGTCGTAAACCTGAAAATTTGAGGGGAGGAGATGAGCAGAGATCCTTGCAATACGTTGGATAGCTTCTGCACTTGGCTGCATCTTCGTGGGGATGTTGAAGAACCAATTAACTCAGAAATGTATTCTCGTAGacacgggaaggtgaaaattgATTCCCTTTATTTGATTTCGTAAAACGGAGAACGCCAGGAAGACACGTATGTTATTacgtaatattattattttctgaaGAAATTGGGATCCTTATCCCTCTGTATCTTACCATTTTTTTGTGCACTTCGAGGTCCGCTTTCGTCACTTTTTTCTGTAACCATtctatccatccatccatccatccattcaCAAAACCTTGTCAATCGTTGAGTTTGTTACAGACCTCTGGGTTTTTTAGAAAGTTAGTTACATCGGTCACcctaattacaatttttttgttggaaCAGAACTTGGACAGggcgataaaaaaaaaaaaaacggttaaatatttaaaaaaattcaaagaaacgAAAACAAAGACGAAAGAGTTTTCCTTGGATTTTAAACgtttagatttgaaaatttgTGGAACTagtacctttttcttttgtttttgtgggggggggggcgggaGCGGGGGAATGGAACAAGCACACTCTTCAAACTTCAGCAAATTATAGTGTTTAGGCtcttttggtatcatttttcttttttatttttatctaattaataaaattattaatgaaaactattttttatcaaaacataaagaTGGTTTGATAATACTTGAGAAAAATGGTTTCttatgagaaatagtttggtatctctatgtgtaaaatgattttttgaataaatgGGTAAAGAGATTCTTTTCACAAATCTATTTTATAACTATGTTTCTCCACTTTAGATTCAGCAAGGGGAGATTAGGggtttggatttctaattacaaagcaaatgatcACTTTACCCCTTCATATTGGGATTTTAAGCATATGCTCATTAAAGCGCAATGCAAAAAtagttgaaaatcaattttggccaaaacacataaaagactcttgatctcttttttatttttatgttttaccaattttttttaaataaaaaaagttccATAAATGATTCCAAATGCAGCCAAAatcatttttgtgaaaaaaaaaaaaaaaatgatgccaaAGAGGGCAGTCTACTGTTTCCTTTTAGGGTCTTGAGTCATGACCCATGACCTTAATCAAAGGTACCTTACACTAGGGGTATCAAGCGGTCGGGGTGGTCGGGTCTAGTTAGGCTTTGTCAATTTTTAAAGCTGCATTGTGAATGACCGTTGAGCTAAATGGTATAGCTAAAGCGGGCATGGTAAGATTGAAAATTGGGTTGATCAGTCTTGGACTCTAATCGGGTTGCCATAAATGGACCTGAACGAGGCTACAAATCTattttaactttaaacgggccCTCCTTAAAATTGGTTTCTTAAATGGGCTTGACGTGGAATACTAATAAAATGAGGTCATAAATCTCAAAGGGTAAATTAAGATAAGAGATTACTTGGTTTTGCTTTAAATATATTAAGATTATTGGAATCCTAAAATCATCTTCTGGATAACATGAAATTATGGTTTAGAGTCTCAAAGTCGTGATGGATATCTACATAATATATCCATTCTCCACCGCTAAAATTGAGATGAGCCACTATCTTTGTCATAACTCATAATTATTTAGATTTGGACATTTTCACCTTTTTAGTGTTAGTAACTCTAGTTTATGGATTGTGACATAGTGTAAATAAAATAGGATATCAATTAGAAATAAAAAGAGTTTGGGCTATGTTGGACTTAAGGGAATCGGTTAAGGTCGGGCTAGTAATCAAAACAAACAGGGCCATATGGATTTGCTTATTTGGAAATAATGCAAATTCATTTCAATATCACCCTTAATTAAGGAATACAAGGATGTGGGCTTCAACCTATGATCAAGTTCATtgatctccccccccccccccccccccgccaaaaaaaaaaacctttcaaaCTGTCCATGGGCTTTATTGGGTGTGGGCTTTGATATAGGCCTGATGAGTTTTGGGCCTGAATCAAGCAAAACAAAGTCCATCCAAATTGCCTCGTGGACTTAAATCCATGAGCCATACATGGGTAGAGATATTATTGTTGATAGACTTGAGATTCAGAATTGTTTCTGTAACCGTTGAAGGAGGTGAGACTAACCAAAATCAAGCTAACTAACTGGTTTGATCATCAAATTGGATTAACCCAACCTAATCCTTGAAGAAGTTAAACTGAGAATTTGATTTAGTTAGACAATATCTCCAAGCTTACATTCTAGATTGAATCAAACACTAGAGTGCATGGATTCGGCTCTTCTCCTGAGCGCTGATCGTTCAATCTTGCCCATAGCTATCTGGGTAATCGCCACATATCCAAGTGATGATCCAACAGTTTCTCTGCCTCTGCGCCTTTGTCAGCATCTCGCTCTCTGTGCCTCGCTCCAAGTGTTGGATCATCGCCTGGACACATGGCGTTCCCCCAAGTAGTTATGGGCCAACCTAGGGGATCACCGCTgaggagaggagccggatccagGCTGCATTGCTAGTTTGGTCCATTGGGCTTACTCATAGGTTCCTCTTACCACTTGAGAAACACTTTCAATTGCCAGAGTAGTGGGCTGTTGGGCTTTCATTTAGATAACTACCCAACAGCTTAAACTTGTTTCAATAATTAACTTTGCAGACCAGGGCTATAGATAATCTAATATATGTGTGATGGATTGATGACTCTGCCACTCTGTGCTTTGAATTGTTCTGTCTAGTTTGGTGGTAATCCAGTTTAATTAGCAGATTTAGAAACCTAATTAACGTGTAACATGTGGAAGAAGAAGGATTTAACAATTCATATTCACACTCTGCATGTTTTCCATATGAATAATTTAAAAGTGTGGTttacacccaaaaaataattaacagAATCGATATGGAGTTGACCTTAGGTATGTGTAGAGATGTAAACAGGTCAAATACAAATTAGTTATAACACTATCTACATTCACATCGTATTGACTCCCTAACAGATTCGGATagtttttgaaaaccctttatTTAATATGAATTCTTCTAAATGGATATGAACATGAATCATATACaaattttcaactatccatttacatataTCCTTGCTCTATTTATTTGACACAAATGCCCCTATGGTCATAGGCTGACCAATCTAGAAGTTTGGTAGacaggtttttttcttttttggtacaAGTTTGGTAGAGAGGTTATCAAAACTTATTGTAACCCAGCTTGGTTACAAACGTAATTACtcttatatataattaaaatttaaagtaTTTAATGCCAAAAATAGATTTAAAGTATCGGCATCAACGGTTATatcaataatttatttttaagataCAAATTATGCCTAAGCAtgaaaatttatgattcatatgAATAAACTTAGGAATTATATTAGAAAATCTGACTGAATCAAGGCAAATTTTGTAATATTATAGATAAAACTGGGAAAAATTATGAACTAAACAAGTAATTAATACTATGCTCATGCTGAATGAGAGTTTAAAGTAAACAAAATCTGATTTTAAATGTCCACCAACAATTTacataatataataaatatcaacaaattattaatcaaggattaaagtatcggtatcggtcgtcatatcggtcggtcaaaattaagatacgtatcggagggtatcgtatcgtatcggagatacactaagatacgctaaagatatacatataaatggataggaaacatttttttaaacacttttgcataaaagaatttgttaaaaaaagctattgataacatgtattatgcataaacgctaaattgagggtatcgtactaagaattcaaggtctgtagttgttccataaatgtaaaatccttgttcccaaccttgatttccactttagttagagagaaatatggatggcaacaactttggaacaaaaacccttcaaaaaatcgttttttctgaaaaattacccatattggtcattatatgaccgtagcgccgatacgtatcaatactcaccgatatgtaccgatatatatatatatatatcgatactcaccgatacgtgctaatatataccgatacgtac
Proteins encoded in this window:
- the LOC122071089 gene encoding malate dehydrogenase, glyoxysomal, whose protein sequence is MQPSAEAIQRIARISAHLLPSNFQMEESSILVSANCRAKGGAPGFKVAILGAAGGIGQPLAMLMKMNPLVAVLHLYDVVNAPGVTADISHMDTGAVVRGFLGQQQLENALTGMDLVIIPAGVPRKPGMTRDDLFNINAGIVKTLCEGITKCCPHAIVNVISNPVNSTVPIAAEVFKKAGTYDPKRLLGVTMLDVVRANTFVAEVLGIDPRDVDVPVVGGHAGVTILPLLSQIKPPCSFTQEEINYLTNRIQNGGTEVVEAKAGAGSATLSMAYAAAKFGDACLRGLRGDAGIVECSFVASQVTELPFFASKVRLGRTGAEEIFPLGPLNEYERTGLEKAKKELAASIEKGVSFVRK